GCAAAAACACTCTTCCTGATGCGTTCAGTTCCGTTGGAAATTGATATAATCGATACTTTAAAAAAAGGTGGTCCCGATGCTTTACAATCGTTGTTAAAGCAGTTTTATAGTCCGTTGTGCCTTTTTGCCGAACGCCTGGTGGCCGACAGCGCTGCTGCAGAAGATATTGTTGGTGAATCTTTTATAAAATTATGGAACAGGCGTGGTGATTTTGAAAGCACACAAAACATAAAGGCCTTTTTGTACATCACGGTGCGTAACGCCTGTTTAAATTATTTAAAACAAGCCAAACGCGATTCGCTTAACCAAAAACAACTGGCGTATTTAACGGGCGAAAAAGAAGAGTTTATTTTAAATGAAATGATCAGGGCCGAGGTGTTAAAAGAAATAATGAACGAGATCAATAACCTGCCCGAGCAATGTGGCAAGGTGGTGAAGCTGGCTTACCTGGATGGCTTAAGAAACCAGGAAGTGGCTAAGGTGTTGAATATCTCTGTTCATACCGTTAAAAATCAAAAAGCAAGGGCCATACAATTATTAAAGACAAGGCTCCGCGACCGCGATATGCTGGCTTTTTTGCTTTTATGCACCTTTCTACGCGAAACTTCACACAGCTGTCAAAACCTTTATTTATCTGCCTAAACATCATTTTTATTGCGAAAACACCCATCCGGAATAGGTGGAAATACGCATTTCTTCAGTTTTATTAAATTTTTTTCGGGTTAGACTAGTAAAGAAGGGCAAGTAAGTTGTTTTAATACTAAATACTAAACTGATAATTATTCGGCCGTGCGGGATACACTATAAGCACTAAAGTTCTTTACACTTAGATATATTTAATAAGTATTGTTATAGAGTATAGCCATTTAAAACATTTTGACAATTCCATTAAATAATATTTAAGAAGATACAGCAAATGTTGTACATAATTATAGTACCGTTAGTACTATGCACAACATTTATACAGGCTGCTGTTAAGAGTTGTTTTGTAATGCTGTTGCAGGCGTTATTAATGTAAGGGGTTAGTTACTAATCCTGAACTATAAATGAACAATTAGCCTTAACAAGGCCTTTTTTGTCCGCCCGATGTTATCATCTGTACTTCTTGTTCTTTCAGCCAGACGAGAAGACGGAATGTCGAGCGGGAATCTCATGTGACTGTTTGGTTGGGTCACTACAAGGGAGTGTTTCTACTCTCCCTTTCTTTTTTTAAAATCAGCATCTCTAAATATAACTATTGTCTTTTACCCTGTTTAGACAACGCTTAAAACCTTGATCCTTTAATACACACGTACACAAATTTGTTCTTACTAAGAACACAATATTTCCAGGCTCCACATTAGTAGTTCAATTTCCAAAAGGCATCTCTCTGATTAGTATGTTAGCAAGCATTTAGTATCCATGGGCATGGATATGTCCCAATGGTCTATATAGGATATTATGTCCTGTACAGCAGGATTAACTTTTCTCATATTCGCATTCCTCAAATGTGCATCATTATCCCTCTTCCAGGTACAGAAGAGGCGCAGGAATCCCCCACGGCCGGGTAGTCTTACCCGGCTTTTCTTTTACCCTCCGAAAGGCAGAAAGCCCTCCTACGCTAAAGCTTCAGCGACACGCAGGACGGCGGGCAAAGCAGAGAAATGAAAAATTAAAACAGAGCAATGAAAAAGGGGGAACTTAAAACATTCAACTTTGAACTTTAAACTGGCAATTGATCCCCGTCAATAATTTACCGATCTCTTAAGCATATTAATGGGTTAATAGTTTTACTGGTTAACTGGTCAATGAATAAACTGATCAACATAACAACGCTGTCATATTAACAATAACTACACTTCAATTGATTTCAATCATTACCTTTTAGGTTTTTGAACTTTTGTTTAGGTCAATCGTAGATATTATTTGTTTTATAATATTAGAGGGGTAACTGTTTTTAAAGCCCCTGAATGTTATGTAAATATTAAGCGAACCCTTAATATACTTGCTAACCCATTAGCATTCCTACCCTTTCCTTAAATAACTTTCTGGATTTTGGTCAATTTATTAAATATTTCTCCATGGCCTTTAGTACAATTCATATCAAATGTTGTTTTTACAATAATAGCAATCTGATACACCAAATAAACTGCATTGAAAATGAGCTTTTGAAATGCGAAGCATGCAGCAAGCACCATCAATCAAGTATTAAACTTTTCTTATGAATGAACAACAAGCAGAAAAAGGATTATACATCGCCTCGCTGATCCTCGCGGACCTGCAGAACAGGCTTACCCCGGCGGAAAAGCAGGAACTGGACAGCTGGCTCCAGGAAAATGGCGACAATCATATATTATATGATGACCTGCACGACCAGGAAAAGATGGGCAATGACCTGAA
The Niastella koreensis GR20-10 genome window above contains:
- a CDS encoding RNA polymerase sigma-70 factor; this translates as MRSVPLEIDIIDTLKKGGPDALQSLLKQFYSPLCLFAERLVADSAAAEDIVGESFIKLWNRRGDFESTQNIKAFLYITVRNACLNYLKQAKRDSLNQKQLAYLTGEKEEFILNEMIRAEVLKEIMNEINNLPEQCGKVVKLAYLDGLRNQEVAKVLNISVHTVKNQKARAIQLLKTRLRDRDMLAFLLLCTFLRETSHSCQNLYLSA